In Flavobacterium endoglycinae, one DNA window encodes the following:
- a CDS encoding GNAT family N-acetyltransferase — MTLQVRELTTMEEMVAQIDTIRFLYPNISLEKYQSFLLEMIPHNYTQIAVFENEKCIGITGCWSATKLWTGKYLEIDNFVVNPEHRSKGIGKILTDFIEKKAVDLGCSSIVLDAFTGNFGAHRFYYNQGYAPKGFHFVKVLDENKMTQ, encoded by the coding sequence ATGACTTTACAGGTACGAGAGCTTACGACAATGGAAGAAATGGTAGCTCAAATAGATACAATTCGATTTTTATATCCTAATATTTCTCTTGAAAAATATCAATCATTTCTGTTAGAGATGATTCCTCACAATTATACCCAGATTGCTGTTTTTGAAAATGAAAAATGCATAGGAATTACGGGATGTTGGTCGGCTACAAAACTTTGGACTGGGAAATATCTTGAAATAGATAATTTTGTAGTTAATCCAGAACATCGTTCAAAAGGAATTGGAAAAATACTTACCGATTTTATAGAAAAAAAAGCTGTAGATCTAGGTTGCAGCAGTATTGTATTAGATGCTTTTACAGGGAATTTTGGGGCACACCGTTTTTACTATAATCAAGGATATGCTCCGAAAGGATTTCATTTTGTGAAAGTTTTAGATGAAAACAAAATGACGCAATAA